From Rhodovastum atsumiense, a single genomic window includes:
- the treS gene encoding maltose alpha-D-glucosyltransferase, translated as MSHHTAPPPPEDPLWYKDAVIYQLHLKSFFDSDNDGVGDFKGLMSKLDYIAELGVTAIWLLPFYPSPRRDDGYDIADYRGVHPEYGNLGDVRRFIHAAHARGLKVITELVINHTSDQHPWFQRARQARPGSAARNFYVWSDTDHKYAGTRIIFLDTEKSNWTWDPVAGAYFWHRFYSHQPDLNFDNPRVLQEVLSVMRFWLDMGVDGLRLDAIPYLVEREGTNNENLPETHTVLKQIRAALDAHAPGRMLLAEANQWPEDTQQYFGDSDECHMAFHFPLMPRMYMAIAREDRFPITDIMRQTPEIPPTCQWAIFLRNHDELTLEMVTDAERDYLWETYAADRRARLNLGIRRRLAPLLERDRRRIELMNAMLLSMPGTPVIYYGDEIGMGDNIHLGDRDGVRTPMQWSSDRNGGFSRADPARLVLPPIMDPLYGYQALNVEAQEADPHSLLNWMRRMLAVRRRFSAFGRGTLRFLYPGNRKVLAYLRELPGENPETILCVCNLSRTAQAVELDLSAFASRLPVDMVGGSVFPPVGQLSYLLTLPPFGFFWFLLAAQAQLPPWHAPVPDALPEFATIVVRRGIEEALAPQGRAILEREALPAYVPKRRWFAAKGERLEAVRLAYAVPLDGADVLFAEIEATHGNRREHYVLPLGIAWEDETTGALAQQLALARIRRGRRVGVLTDGFAVDAFTHAIVGLLRRGARLPLPQGEIRFLPTSRMGAVVVPEHAEFRRLSAEQSNSSLILGDVLVLKILRHVAAGVHPEGEMTRVLTERGFGNTAPLLGEVVRVAADGTPHTLMLAQAFVRNQGDGWGWTLDFLARTVEEIAVTGHETEAEYDAFATYASFAAAMGRRLAEMHAVLAEPTEDPDFAPEEADAAILESWAEGAIEQIDLMLDILRGRGDWPDEATRQLASGVIARADGLREAVHWLTQAGLGGLRTRVHGDFHLGQVLVVSGDAYIIDFEGEPARPMQQRRQKSCPLRDVAGLLRSFEYAAATAAPGRAAASPATEERRAKLLERFRVEAAQRFLESYLAVLDAAPRRWVPAGSETPLIDLFLLEKAAYEVRYEAQNRPGWIGIPLRGLAEIADRVLVPEPEPAE; from the coding sequence ATGAGCCACCACACCGCACCGCCGCCGCCCGAAGACCCGCTTTGGTACAAGGACGCCGTCATCTACCAGCTTCACCTCAAGTCCTTCTTCGACTCCGACAACGACGGGGTCGGCGACTTCAAGGGATTGATGTCGAAGCTCGACTACATCGCCGAGCTCGGCGTCACCGCGATCTGGCTGTTGCCGTTCTACCCGAGCCCGCGCCGCGATGATGGCTACGACATCGCCGATTATCGCGGCGTGCACCCCGAATACGGCAATCTCGGCGACGTGCGGCGCTTCATCCACGCGGCGCATGCACGGGGGCTCAAGGTGATCACCGAGCTGGTCATCAACCATACCTCCGACCAGCACCCGTGGTTCCAGCGGGCCCGCCAGGCCCGGCCCGGCTCGGCCGCGCGCAATTTCTATGTCTGGTCCGACACCGACCACAAATACGCCGGCACGCGCATCATCTTCCTTGATACCGAGAAGAGCAACTGGACCTGGGACCCGGTGGCGGGGGCCTATTTCTGGCACCGCTTCTATTCCCACCAGCCCGACCTGAACTTCGACAACCCGCGCGTGCTGCAGGAAGTACTGAGCGTGATGCGCTTCTGGCTGGACATGGGGGTGGACGGGCTGCGCCTGGACGCCATCCCCTATCTGGTGGAGCGCGAAGGCACCAACAACGAGAACCTGCCGGAAACCCATACCGTCCTCAAGCAGATCCGCGCGGCGCTGGATGCGCACGCGCCGGGACGGATGCTGCTCGCCGAGGCCAACCAGTGGCCCGAGGACACCCAGCAGTATTTCGGCGACAGCGACGAATGCCACATGGCGTTCCACTTCCCGCTGATGCCGCGCATGTACATGGCGATCGCGCGGGAGGACCGCTTCCCGATCACCGACATCATGCGCCAGACGCCGGAAATTCCCCCCACCTGCCAATGGGCGATCTTCCTGCGCAACCACGACGAACTCACGCTCGAGATGGTCACCGACGCCGAGCGCGACTATCTGTGGGAGACCTATGCCGCCGACCGGCGCGCGCGCCTCAATCTCGGCATCCGCCGCCGCCTTGCCCCGCTGCTCGAGCGCGACCGGCGGCGCATCGAGCTGATGAACGCCATGCTGCTGTCGATGCCCGGGACGCCGGTGATCTACTACGGCGACGAGATCGGCATGGGCGACAACATCCATCTCGGCGACCGCGACGGCGTGCGCACCCCCATGCAATGGAGCAGCGACCGCAACGGCGGGTTCTCGCGCGCCGATCCGGCGCGGCTGGTGCTGCCGCCGATCATGGATCCGCTGTACGGCTACCAGGCGCTCAACGTGGAAGCCCAGGAAGCCGATCCGCATTCCCTGCTCAACTGGATGCGACGGATGCTCGCGGTGCGGCGGCGCTTCAGCGCCTTCGGCCGGGGCACGCTGCGCTTCCTCTATCCGGGCAACCGCAAGGTGCTGGCCTATCTGCGCGAGCTGCCGGGGGAGAATCCCGAGACCATCCTGTGCGTCTGCAATCTCTCGCGCACGGCGCAGGCGGTGGAGCTCGACCTCTCCGCCTTCGCCAGCCGGCTGCCGGTCGACATGGTGGGCGGCTCGGTGTTCCCGCCGGTGGGGCAGCTGAGCTACCTGCTGACCCTGCCGCCTTTCGGCTTCTTCTGGTTCCTGCTGGCGGCGCAGGCGCAATTGCCGCCCTGGCACGCGCCGGTGCCGGATGCGCTGCCGGAATTCGCCACCATCGTGGTGCGGCGGGGGATCGAGGAGGCCCTGGCGCCGCAGGGACGCGCCATCCTCGAACGCGAGGCACTGCCCGCCTATGTGCCGAAGCGGCGCTGGTTCGCCGCCAAGGGCGAGCGGCTGGAGGCGGTGCGGCTCGCTTACGCGGTGCCACTGGACGGCGCCGACGTGCTGTTCGCCGAGATCGAGGCAACGCACGGCAACCGGCGCGAGCACTACGTGCTGCCGCTCGGCATCGCCTGGGAAGACGAGACAACCGGAGCGCTGGCACAGCAGCTCGCGCTGGCGCGCATCCGCCGTGGGCGACGGGTCGGCGTGCTGACCGACGGCTTCGCGGTGGATGCCTTCACCCATGCCATCGTCGGATTGCTGCGTCGCGGCGCCCGCCTGCCGCTGCCGCAGGGCGAGATCCGCTTCCTGCCCACATCACGCATGGGCGCGGTGGTGGTGCCGGAACATGCCGAGTTCCGGCGCCTCTCGGCCGAGCAGTCCAACAGCTCGCTGATCCTGGGTGATGTGCTGGTGCTGAAGATCCTGCGCCATGTCGCCGCAGGCGTTCACCCGGAAGGCGAGATGACACGCGTGCTGACGGAACGCGGCTTCGGCAACACCGCCCCCCTGCTCGGCGAGGTGGTGCGCGTCGCCGCCGATGGCACGCCGCACACGCTGATGCTGGCACAGGCCTTCGTGCGCAACCAGGGCGACGGCTGGGGCTGGACGCTCGACTTTCTCGCCCGCACGGTGGAGGAAATCGCCGTCACCGGCCACGAGACCGAGGCCGAGTACGACGCCTTCGCCACCTATGCGAGCTTCGCCGCGGCCATGGGACGGCGGCTGGCGGAAATGCATGCGGTGCTGGCGGAGCCGACCGAGGATCCCGACTTCGCGCCGGAAGAGGCCGACGCGGCGATCCTGGAAAGCTGGGCCGAAGGCGCGATCGAGCAGATCGACCTGATGCTGGACATCCTGCGCGGCCGCGGCGACTGGCCGGACGAGGCAACCCGCCAGCTGGCATCCGGCGTGATCGCGCGGGCGGACGGGCTGCGGGAGGCGGTGCACTGGCTGACGCAGGCGGGGCTGGGGGGGCTGCGCACGCGGGTGCATGGCGATTTCCATCTCGGCCAGGTGCTGGTGGTGTCGGGCGACGCCTACATCATCGATTTCGAGGGCGAGCCGGCCCGGCCGATGCAGCAGCGGCGGCAGAAATCCTGCCCGCTGCGCGATGTCGCCGGGCTGTTGCGCAGCTTCGAGTATGCCGCCGCCACCGCCGCCCCCGGCCGGGCAGCGGCAAGCCCGGCCACCGAAGAGAGGCGGGCGAAACTGCTCGAGCGTTTCCGCGTCGAAGCCGCACAGCGTTTCCTGGAAAGCTATCTCGCCGTGCTCGACGCCGCCCCCCGGCGCTGGGTGCCGGCGGGGAGCGAGACGCCGCTGATCGACCTGTTCCTGCTGGAGAAGGCCGCCTACGAGGTGCGCTACGAAGCGCAGAACCGGCCGGGCTGGATCGGAATTCCGCTGCGCGGACTTGCGGAGATCGCCGATCGCGTGCTCGTGCCAGAACCGGAGCCTGCGGAATGA
- the treZ gene encoding malto-oligosyltrehalose trehalohydrolase: MTRHAHRLPFGAELQADGGTLFRLWAPDAKSVVVEVDGAAPLTMTRRSGGWHEARAECGAGARYRYRLPGGRAVPDPASRLQDGDVHGRSVVLDPRAHDWRHPSPGRPWHEAVIYEVHVGLAGGFMALADRLEGLRDIGFTAIELMPVADFPGRRNWGYDGVLPFAPATAYGSPGELKTLVDRAHGLGLMVLLDVVYNHFGPDGNYLHGYAGAFFTKGKHTPWGAAIDFHRPEVRDFFIQNALYWLNEYRFDGLRFDAVHAISPQAVLPEFARTIRAGVEPGRPVHLVLEHGDNRAGLLAGGARFDGQWADDFHHCVHRLLTGESEGYYGDFDDPAARLARCLAEGFAWQGETTARGRRRGEPSADLPTTAFVICLQNHDQIGNRAMGERLTLLADPEALCAAAALLLLTPQIPLVFMGEECGSRTPFLYFTDHPPELARRVREGRRREFAHFAAFADAGRRDRIPDPNAPETFLLSRPDPTDAEPRMAALYHLLLDLRRRHLMARIPGCRSLGAGPVGETGVLARWGMGDGTELVIACNLGPAPLLVDAMDGPMLFESRAGAAEAVRHGHLPASCTVAFLLA, translated from the coding sequence ATGACACGCCATGCCCACCGGCTTCCCTTCGGGGCCGAGCTGCAGGCCGATGGCGGCACGCTGTTCCGGCTCTGGGCCCCGGATGCGAAGTCGGTGGTGGTGGAGGTGGACGGCGCCGCCCCGCTGACGATGACCCGGCGATCCGGGGGATGGCACGAGGCGCGCGCGGAGTGTGGCGCCGGCGCGCGCTATCGCTACCGCCTGCCCGGCGGGCGCGCGGTGCCGGATCCGGCCAGCCGGCTGCAGGACGGCGACGTGCACGGCCGCAGCGTGGTGCTCGACCCACGCGCGCATGACTGGCGCCACCCCTCGCCCGGACGCCCCTGGCACGAGGCGGTGATCTACGAGGTGCATGTCGGCCTCGCCGGCGGCTTCATGGCGCTGGCCGACCGGCTGGAAGGGCTGCGCGACATCGGCTTCACCGCGATCGAGCTGATGCCGGTCGCCGATTTCCCGGGGCGGCGGAACTGGGGCTATGACGGGGTGCTGCCCTTCGCCCCGGCGACCGCCTATGGCAGCCCGGGCGAGCTGAAGACACTGGTCGACCGCGCGCACGGGCTCGGGCTGATGGTGTTGCTCGATGTCGTCTATAATCACTTCGGGCCGGACGGAAATTACCTGCATGGGTATGCCGGCGCCTTCTTCACCAAAGGCAAGCACACGCCCTGGGGCGCCGCGATCGACTTCCACAGGCCGGAGGTGCGCGATTTCTTCATCCAGAATGCGCTGTACTGGCTGAACGAGTATCGCTTCGACGGGCTGCGCTTCGATGCGGTGCATGCCATCTCCCCGCAGGCAGTGCTGCCGGAGTTCGCCCGCACCATCCGCGCCGGGGTGGAGCCAGGGCGTCCGGTGCATCTGGTGCTGGAACATGGCGACAACCGTGCCGGCCTGCTCGCTGGCGGCGCGCGCTTCGACGGGCAATGGGCGGATGATTTCCACCATTGCGTCCATCGCCTGCTGACCGGCGAGAGCGAGGGGTATTACGGCGATTTCGACGATCCCGCGGCGCGGCTGGCGCGCTGCCTGGCGGAAGGGTTCGCCTGGCAGGGCGAGACCACCGCGCGCGGCCGCCGCCGCGGCGAGCCGAGCGCCGACCTGCCGACCACCGCCTTCGTGATCTGCCTGCAGAACCACGACCAGATCGGTAACCGCGCCATGGGCGAGCGGCTGACCCTGCTCGCCGATCCCGAGGCCCTGTGCGCCGCCGCGGCGCTGCTGCTGCTGACGCCCCAGATCCCCCTGGTGTTCATGGGCGAGGAATGCGGCAGCCGGACGCCGTTCCTGTACTTTACCGACCACCCCCCGGAGCTGGCGCGGCGGGTGCGCGAAGGACGGCGCAGGGAATTCGCCCATTTCGCTGCCTTCGCGGATGCCGGGCGGCGCGACCGGATCCCCGATCCCAATGCCCCGGAAACCTTCCTGCTCTCGCGGCCCGATCCCACCGATGCCGAACCACGCATGGCGGCGCTGTACCATCTGCTGCTGGATCTGCGCCGGCGTCACCTGATGGCCCGGATTCCGGGCTGCCGCAGCCTCGGCGCCGGGCCGGTCGGCGAGACCGGGGTGCTGGCGCGCTGGGGCATGGGCGATGGCACGGAACTGGTCATCGCCTGCAATCTCGGTCCGGCGCCGCTGCTGGTCGACGCCATGGACGGGCCGATGCTGTTCGAAAGCCGTGCCGGCGCCGCCGAGGCGGTACGGCACGGCCATTTGCCCGCAAGCTGCACGGTGGCCTTCCTGCTGGCCTGA
- the glgB gene encoding 1,4-alpha-glucan branching protein GlgB, with the protein MNDVAMNACWVDPGAVDAIVSARHGDPFAVLGPHGGAVRAFLPDATAVEVVSREGEAVLGQLDRIHPAGFWAGAVSAAVPYRLRIESGALVHETEDPYSFGPALGDLDVYLLAEGRHREIGRVLGAQLVELEGVCGVRFAVWAPNARRVSVVGDFNHWDGRRHPMRLRHGAGVWELFIPRLGAGVIYKYEMLGPDGEPLPLKADPVAALAEVPPATASVVADPRLRWRDAAYLARRRACNAPDAPISIYEVHAASWLPDSESPASWQALTAKLVPYVQSMGFTHVEFMPVMEHPFHGSWGYQPLGQFAPSARMGQPADFARLVDALHEAGIGVILDWVPAHFPTDAHGLARFDGTPLYEHADPKEGFQQDWNTYIYNLGRNEVRGFLIGSALHWIEQYHADALRVDAVASMLYRDYSRRQGEWVPNKYGGRENLEAISFLQELSQVLHERAPGVAMIAEESTAWPGVTRGPGDASVAFGGLGFAYKWNMGWMHDTLHYMHEDPVHRRWHHDNITFGLVYAFSERFILPLSHDEVVYGKGSLLGKMPGDEWQRFANLRCYLGFMWAYPGKKLLFMGGEFAQTREWNHDHGLDWHLLDDPRHAGVQKLVRDLNLLYRATPALYRGDCVPEGFRWVVVDDREYSVFAFLRFGAEGDRPVLAVCNFTPVVRQGYRVGVPRGGSWRETFNSDGALYGGSNLGNGGWCTAEEVPSHDQPCSVVLTLPPLSTLFLEAPG; encoded by the coding sequence ATGAACGATGTCGCCATGAACGCCTGCTGGGTCGATCCCGGCGCCGTCGACGCCATCGTGTCGGCGCGCCACGGCGATCCCTTCGCCGTGCTGGGACCGCATGGCGGCGCCGTGCGCGCCTTCCTGCCCGATGCCACCGCGGTGGAGGTGGTCTCCCGCGAGGGCGAGGCCGTGCTCGGCCAGCTCGACCGCATCCACCCGGCGGGGTTCTGGGCCGGCGCGGTCAGCGCGGCGGTGCCGTACCGGCTTCGCATCGAAAGCGGCGCGCTGGTGCACGAGACCGAGGACCCCTATTCCTTCGGCCCGGCGCTGGGCGATCTGGATGTCTACCTGCTCGCCGAAGGCCGGCACCGCGAGATCGGCCGCGTCCTCGGCGCGCAACTGGTCGAGCTGGAGGGCGTGTGCGGCGTGCGCTTCGCCGTCTGGGCGCCGAATGCCCGCCGGGTTTCCGTCGTTGGCGACTTCAACCACTGGGACGGGCGGCGCCATCCGATGCGGCTGCGCCACGGCGCGGGGGTGTGGGAGTTGTTCATCCCCCGCCTCGGCGCCGGCGTGATCTACAAATACGAGATGCTCGGGCCGGATGGCGAGCCGTTGCCGCTGAAGGCCGACCCGGTGGCGGCGCTGGCGGAGGTGCCGCCGGCCACCGCCTCGGTGGTCGCCGATCCACGCCTGCGCTGGCGCGATGCCGCCTATCTCGCCCGCCGGCGCGCCTGCAACGCCCCGGACGCGCCGATCAGCATCTACGAGGTGCACGCCGCCTCCTGGCTGCCGGACTCGGAGAGCCCGGCGAGCTGGCAGGCCCTGACCGCGAAGCTGGTTCCTTATGTACAGTCCATGGGCTTCACCCATGTCGAGTTCATGCCGGTCATGGAACATCCCTTCCACGGCTCCTGGGGCTACCAGCCGCTCGGGCAGTTCGCGCCGAGCGCGCGCATGGGCCAGCCCGCAGATTTCGCCCGCCTCGTCGATGCGCTGCACGAGGCCGGAATCGGCGTCATCCTCGACTGGGTGCCGGCGCATTTCCCCACCGACGCGCACGGCCTCGCCCGCTTCGACGGCACCCCTCTCTACGAGCATGCCGATCCGAAGGAAGGCTTCCAACAGGACTGGAACACCTACATCTACAATCTCGGCCGCAACGAGGTGCGCGGCTTCCTGATCGGCAGCGCGCTGCACTGGATCGAGCAGTACCACGCCGATGCGCTGCGCGTGGACGCGGTGGCGTCGATGCTCTACCGTGACTATTCACGCCGCCAGGGCGAGTGGGTGCCCAACAAATACGGCGGGCGGGAAAACCTGGAGGCCATCTCCTTCCTGCAGGAATTGTCGCAGGTGCTGCACGAGCGCGCCCCCGGGGTGGCGATGATCGCCGAGGAAAGTACCGCCTGGCCGGGCGTGACCCGCGGCCCGGGCGATGCCTCCGTCGCCTTCGGCGGGCTCGGCTTCGCCTACAAGTGGAACATGGGCTGGATGCACGACACGTTGCATTACATGCACGAGGATCCGGTCCACCGGCGCTGGCACCACGACAACATCACCTTCGGCCTGGTCTACGCCTTCTCCGAGCGCTTCATCCTGCCGCTGTCGCATGACGAGGTGGTCTACGGAAAGGGCTCGCTGCTCGGCAAGATGCCCGGCGACGAGTGGCAGCGCTTCGCCAACCTGCGCTGCTATCTCGGCTTCATGTGGGCCTATCCCGGCAAGAAGCTGCTGTTCATGGGCGGCGAATTCGCGCAGACGCGGGAATGGAACCACGACCACGGGCTCGACTGGCACCTGCTCGACGATCCGCGCCACGCCGGGGTGCAGAAGCTGGTGCGCGACCTGAACCTGCTCTATCGCGCCACCCCCGCGCTGTACCGGGGCGACTGCGTGCCGGAGGGGTTCCGCTGGGTGGTGGTGGACGACCGCGAGTATTCCGTCTTCGCCTTCCTGCGCTTCGGCGCCGAGGGCGACCGGCCGGTGCTGGCGGTCTGCAACTTCACGCCGGTGGTGCGCCAGGGCTATCGCGTCGGCGTGCCGCGCGGCGGATCGTGGCGGGAAACCTTCAATTCGGACGGCGCGCTGTACGGGGGCTCCAACCTGGGCAATGGCGGCTGGTGCACGGCCGAGGAGGTCCCCAGCCATGACCAGCCCTGCTCCGTGGTCCTGACCCTGCCGCCGCTCTCGACGCTGTTCCTCGAGGCCCCCGGATGA
- a CDS encoding maltotransferase domain-containing protein: MDQVGTTAEAHVPGLASATHPRIYYLHPLQAGPLDGWALHLDRAAALGFTHVLTAPVFAADDIFLPEDFSRLHPALRWPGDAVDGLRRIAALCRERKLQLLMDVVADRVGMRSPLVRERADLFTPPDPDVALDPRRDATPAARAHAEAENALLAAFWAGMMNGWREAGVAGYRLLALGRLHPMTLRALIAAARHDGPCLFLGWTPELTLPQLRALAGTGLDFSFSSLPYWDFRADWLWTEAEILRRIGGVIACAEAPFGPRVAASQPDATLRPAVLQRAARFAAAFGDGWLMPMGFEFASPDQMDARRDAPGDLPPPPPFDLAATIRAANAEPATGNPKLLSGPGADGIAFRRGERLILTNAALNRAASLSLGAIAENVTLAPGEVRELVPEPTQPVPLPRHPLGPSAAEAAGAPRIGIEQVAPSVDDGRFPAKRLTGEIVTVEADVVCDGHDQLGVALLWRPADEAQWREARMRPLVNDRWQASFPLARAGRHLFTIEAWRDAFASYRDELGKKHRAGVDVTLELREGRALVDAAVARVPGLQPVLARLDSAAPAEQVAILLAEETARLMADADERPFAVRLDRDRPVDAEREAAAFGSWYEIFPRSMSDDEHRHGTFRDVIRHLPRIRDMGFDVLYFPPVHPIGRTNRKGRNNSLHPAPDDPGSPYAIGGPEGGHDALHPELGTLADFQALREAAAAHGLELALDFAIQCSPDHPWLKQHPDWFDWRPDGSLKYAENPPKKYEDIVNVDFYARGAVPGLWVALAEVVLFWCGQGVRIFRVDNPHTKPFPFWEWLIAEVRARHPDAIFLAEAFTRPKIMNRLAKLGFTQSYTYFTWRNSRRELQEYLTELTTTAPREFFRPHFFVNTPDINPVFLQTSGRPGFLIRAALAATLSGLWGVYCGFELCEGTPLPGREEYLDSEKFQLRAWDWERPGNIVAEITELNRIRRLNPALHSHLGVTFLPAANEAILLYEKATPDRSNVLIVAVSLDPMHRQEAAIELPLWRWHLPDSGTLHAEDLLRRRMVAWHGKWQRITLDPAEPYAIWRAAPAQTGPA; encoded by the coding sequence ATGGACCAGGTCGGAACCACCGCGGAGGCGCATGTTCCGGGACTTGCATCCGCCACGCATCCGCGAATCTACTATCTCCATCCGCTGCAGGCTGGTCCGCTCGACGGCTGGGCCCTGCATCTGGACCGCGCGGCGGCGCTGGGATTCACTCATGTGCTGACCGCGCCGGTGTTCGCCGCCGACGATATCTTCCTGCCGGAGGATTTCTCCCGCCTGCACCCGGCCCTGCGCTGGCCCGGCGATGCGGTGGACGGCCTGCGCCGGATCGCCGCGCTGTGTCGCGAGCGCAAGCTGCAGCTGCTGATGGACGTGGTGGCCGACCGTGTCGGCATGCGCTCCCCGCTGGTGCGCGAACGGGCCGACCTGTTCACCCCGCCCGATCCCGACGTGGCGCTTGACCCACGCCGCGACGCCACCCCGGCGGCCCGTGCCCATGCCGAGGCGGAGAACGCCCTGCTGGCCGCGTTCTGGGCCGGGATGATGAACGGCTGGCGGGAAGCGGGCGTGGCCGGATATCGCCTGCTCGCCCTCGGACGGCTGCACCCAATGACCCTGCGGGCATTGATCGCGGCGGCGCGGCACGATGGCCCCTGCCTGTTCCTGGGCTGGACGCCGGAGCTGACCCTGCCGCAACTGCGCGCGCTTGCCGGCACCGGCCTCGACTTCTCGTTTTCCTCGCTGCCCTATTGGGACTTCCGGGCGGACTGGCTGTGGACGGAGGCGGAGATCCTGCGGCGGATCGGCGGCGTGATCGCCTGTGCCGAGGCGCCTTTCGGGCCGCGGGTGGCGGCAAGCCAGCCCGATGCCACGCTGCGACCGGCGGTGCTGCAACGCGCCGCCCGCTTCGCCGCCGCCTTCGGCGATGGCTGGCTGATGCCGATGGGCTTCGAGTTCGCCTCGCCCGATCAGATGGATGCCCGCCGCGACGCGCCGGGCGATCTGCCCCCGCCTCCCCCCTTCGATCTCGCCGCCACCATTCGCGCCGCCAATGCGGAACCGGCCACGGGAAACCCGAAGCTGCTCAGCGGCCCCGGTGCCGACGGCATTGCCTTCCGACGTGGCGAACGGCTGATCCTGACCAATGCGGCGCTCAACCGGGCCGCGTCACTCTCCCTGGGCGCCATCGCGGAAAACGTGACGCTGGCCCCGGGAGAAGTGCGCGAGCTGGTGCCGGAGCCGACGCAGCCGGTGCCGTTGCCGCGCCATCCGCTGGGGCCGAGTGCCGCCGAGGCAGCCGGCGCGCCGCGCATCGGCATCGAGCAGGTGGCGCCGAGCGTCGATGACGGGCGCTTCCCGGCCAAGCGCCTGACTGGCGAGATCGTCACCGTCGAGGCGGATGTGGTCTGCGACGGTCACGACCAGCTCGGCGTGGCGCTGCTGTGGCGGCCGGCGGACGAGGCGCAATGGCGCGAGGCACGCATGCGCCCGCTGGTCAATGACCGCTGGCAGGCCAGCTTTCCGCTGGCGCGCGCAGGGCGGCACCTGTTCACCATCGAGGCCTGGCGTGACGCCTTTGCCAGCTATCGCGACGAGCTGGGCAAGAAGCACCGCGCCGGCGTGGACGTGACCCTGGAACTGCGCGAGGGACGCGCGCTGGTCGATGCCGCGGTGGCGCGCGTGCCCGGGCTGCAGCCGGTACTGGCCCGGCTGGACAGCGCCGCCCCCGCCGAACAGGTGGCGATCCTGCTGGCCGAGGAGACGGCCCGGCTGATGGCGGACGCCGACGAACGGCCCTTCGCGGTGCGGCTGGACCGCGACCGCCCGGTCGATGCTGAACGCGAGGCCGCCGCCTTCGGCAGCTGGTACGAGATCTTCCCGCGCTCGATGAGCGACGATGAACATCGGCACGGCACCTTCCGCGACGTCATCCGCCACCTGCCGCGCATCCGCGACATGGGCTTCGACGTGCTGTATTTCCCGCCGGTCCACCCGATCGGACGGACCAACCGCAAGGGGCGCAACAACAGCCTCCACCCCGCCCCCGACGACCCTGGCAGCCCCTATGCCATCGGCGGGCCGGAAGGCGGGCATGACGCGCTGCATCCCGAACTCGGCACGCTCGCCGATTTCCAGGCCCTGCGCGAGGCGGCGGCGGCGCACGGGCTGGAGCTCGCGCTCGATTTCGCCATCCAGTGCTCGCCCGACCATCCCTGGCTGAAGCAACATCCGGACTGGTTCGACTGGCGACCCGACGGCTCGCTGAAATATGCCGAGAATCCGCCGAAGAAATACGAGGACATCGTCAACGTCGATTTCTACGCCCGCGGCGCCGTGCCGGGGCTGTGGGTGGCGCTGGCGGAAGTGGTGCTGTTCTGGTGCGGGCAGGGCGTGCGCATCTTCCGCGTCGACAACCCGCACACCAAGCCCTTCCCGTTCTGGGAATGGCTGATCGCCGAGGTGCGGGCGCGCCATCCGGACGCGATCTTCCTCGCCGAGGCCTTCACCCGGCCGAAGATCATGAACCGGCTGGCCAAGCTGGGCTTCACCCAGTCCTACACCTACTTCACCTGGCGCAACTCCAGGCGCGAGCTGCAGGAATACCTGACCGAGCTGACCACCACCGCGCCCCGCGAGTTCTTCCGGCCGCATTTCTTCGTCAACACGCCCGACATCAACCCGGTGTTCCTGCAGACCTCCGGGCGGCCGGGCTTCCTGATCCGCGCCGCGCTGGCGGCGACGCTGTCGGGGCTGTGGGGCGTCTATTGCGGTTTCGAGCTGTGCGAGGGCACCCCTCTTCCCGGGCGCGAGGAATATCTCGATTCCGAGAAATTCCAGCTGCGTGCCTGGGACTGGGAGCGCCCCGGCAACATCGTCGCCGAGATCACCGAACTGAACCGCATCCGCCGGCTCAACCCTGCCCTGCACAGCCATCTCGGCGTAACCTTCCTGCCGGCGGCGAACGAGGCGATCCTGCTGTACGAGAAGGCCACGCCCGACCGGTCCAACGTGCTGATCGTGGCGGTGAGCCTCGATCCCATGCACCGGCAGGAAGCCGCCATCGAGCTGCCGCTGTGGCGCTGGCACCTGCCCGACAGCGGCACCCTGCACGCGGAGGACCTGTTGCGCCGGCGCATGGTCGCCTGGCATGGCAAGTGGCAACGTATCACCCTCGACCCCGCCGAACCGTACGCCATCTGGCGTGCAGCCCCCGCACAGACCGGACCAGCATGA